The following proteins are encoded in a genomic region of Glycine soja cultivar W05 chromosome 17, ASM419377v2, whole genome shotgun sequence:
- the LOC114393505 gene encoding plant UBX domain-containing protein 8-like, whose product MARPNQEAVETFVSITGLTEAVALQKLEEHGGNLNEAVNAHFSEGDRNLTTGSRNSSAVFPQDDFMDIDDQHDAGIPRIPSLLPALAANVNPFSLLDPTIGRGIFGTRFDSTIEAPFVTHPREVREIPIEVKDGSQSTPQAGHVPSIEDVTGTVDAHGPDIHGTVIIDDEDDDDIPPAQIAHQDEQTQKILADTSLNSSVRPSAPESENLPDYSNDIEEEMIRAAIEASKQEAEENYRNHKLDRQIDLSESGSQPRQSYLEDPELAHAVSLSLKTAEQEKALRVHGGDSGSPTAGPSKSSEAGLGEVTSNGRLQAGSLSFHDEAEDVEEQPLVRNRSRHMSSGSTGLGKDVELAEASTLPSTATVTATQDSSNPHHNGNSFPDEWGGISSEEHDEAVMLEAAMFGGIPEGTGYHYGYAPHEFMQNRGFNPRPQYRPPSPSLAAQRLIREQQDDEYLASLQADREKELKAMEEAEAAREEERQRAEDSRRKLQEEQELETKLAAKEVSLPPEPSSDDDNAVNLMVKMPDGNRRGRRFLRSDRLQSLFDYIDIGRVVKPGSYRLVRPYPRRAFSDGESAATLDELGLTNKQEALFLELI is encoded by the exons GAGCATGGCGGTAATCTCAATGAAGCAGTCAATGCACATTTTAGTGAAGGAGACAGAAATCTAACGACCGG CTCTCGCAACAGCTCTGCCGTATTTCCTCAAGATGATTTCATGGATATAGATGATCAGCATGATGCAGGAATTCCCAGAATTCCATCACTACTTCCAGCTTTAGCAGCAAATGTTAATCCATTTTCTCTTCTTGATCCAACAATTGGGAGAGGTATATTTGGTACACGTTTTGATTCAACAATCGAGGCACCATTTGTTACCCATCCAAGAGAGGTAAGGGAGATTCCTATAGAGGTTAAGGATGGCAGTCAATCCACTCCTCAAGCTGGCCATGTTCCATCCATTGAAGATGTCACTGGAACTGTCGATGCCCATGGTCCAGATATCCATGGGACTGTCAtaattgatgatgaagatgatgacgaTATTCCACCTGCACAGATTGCACATCAAGATGAGCAAACACAAAAGATCTTGGCTGATACTTCACTCAATAGCAGTGTTAGACCTAGTGCTCCTGAATCTGAGAATTTGCCAGATTACAGCAATGacatagaagaagaaatgatTCGTGCAGCCATTGAGGCTTCTAAACAGGAGGCTGAGGAAAATTATAGAAATCACAAACTTGACAGGCAAATT GACTTAAGTGAATCAGGATCACAGCCAAGGCAATCATATTTGGAGGATCCTGAGCTTGCCCATGCAGTTTCATTGTCCCTGAAG ACAGCAGAGCAAGAAAAAGCATTGCGAGTACACGGGGGAGATTCTGGATCACCAACAGCAGGGCCATCTAAGTCATCAGAGGCTGGACTAGGGGAAGTGACATCAAATGGAAG ATTACAGGCAGGAAGCTTGTCATTTCATGATGAAGCTGAAGATGTTGAGGAGCAGCCACTGGTTAGGAATAGATCTAGACATATGTCTTCGGGATCCACAGGATTGGGCAAAGATGTTGAACTTGCTGAGGCTAGCACACTACCAAGCACAGCAACAGTGACTGCAACACAGGATAGCAGTAATCCTCATCATAATGGAAATTCCTTCCCAGATGAG tgGGGTGGCATTTCTTCAGAGGAGCATGATGAAGCAGTAATGCTTGAAGCGGCAATGTTTGGTGGAATTCCAGAAGGGACTGGGTATCACTATGGTTATGCACCACATGAGTTTATGCAAAATAGGGGTTTCAATCCCCGGCCCCAATATCGTCCTCCTTCACCATCACTGGCAGCTCAACGCTTGATAAGGGAACAGCAG GATGATGAATATCTTGCATCGTTACAAGCAGACAGAGAAAAAGAATTGAAGGCCATGGAGGAAGCTGAGGCTGCTCGTGAAGAGGAAAGACAGAGAGCAGAAGACTCTCGCAGGAAATTACAGGAAGAACAG GAATTGGAAACAAAATTAGCAGCCAAAGAAGTCTCACTACCACCAGAACCATCCTCAGATGATGATAATGCTGTAAACTTGATGGTAAAAATGCCAGATGGCAATCGTCGTGGACGTCGATTCCTAAGATCTGATAGGCTACAG TCTCTGTTTGACTACATAGATATTGGTAGGGTGGTGAAACCAGGCAGTTACAGACTG GTGAGACCATATCCTAGGCGTGCTTTTAGTGATGGAGAAAGCGCCGCGACATTGGATGAACTTGGCCTAACCAACAAGCAAGAAGCTTTGTTTTTAGAGTTAATCTGA